One segment of Dermochelys coriacea isolate rDerCor1 chromosome 5, rDerCor1.pri.v4, whole genome shotgun sequence DNA contains the following:
- the FAM214B gene encoding protein FAM214B → MRHIHAEASLPQEHGTDSGLSRPGGQAALDPTPERCPRRSIVMGYNKTEIKRQKVYQVSIFSHLSSSSEPADQRAGGGRQAIKRGYPEQWAPEAGRDPKRAHWGGTGAEARQDGVPGELHPGQDAPDDDALEDGLLVEELSLCGSAQHFSHSGLRVVEHRCGARESSPRACREDRLQEAASSWPQHTACSTLHMRDSCPAQLGAGPLGSPRACGSVEGRECPGLAETREQPAEGSGARREERASSQNRLDIDLHNIAQKSWAASGGAGEEQPGGSPARSHGAGREGEPLTGADGHKEPHTPRVALGPESNGLGSSEKTPCMSSRLPGAGGGSCAAKRKLLPSGEGDSCSEDESVALVRKKRAPLCHPILTACRSTDAKGAPFWNHLLPGAKRSADGTAVGRRLKSGLRLKSRHLRSSLRKGPVGTRPSTAAWATTSISHALLGNFEESILKGRFAPSGRIEGFTAEIGASGSYCPQHATLPVDVTYFDISEHSAPSPFLGVIDLEALGKKGYSVPKAGTIQVTLFNPNKTVVKMFLVTYDFQDMPASHMTFLRHRIFLVPVGEEGPGEAPSDPACASPPRRVLCYLMHLRFHSSKSGKIYLHNDIRLLFSRKSIEVDSGIPYELKSFTEMPRNPCYSPRA, encoded by the exons ATGCGGCACATCCATGCTGAGGCGTCCCTCCCCCAGGAGCATGGCACAGACTCGGGCCTGTCCCGGCCAGGTGGCCAGGCGGCCTTggaccccaccccagagcgctGCCCCCGCCGCAGCATCGTGATGGGCTACAACAAGACGGAGATCAAGCGCCAGAAGGTTTATCAGGTCTCCATCTTCTCCCACCTCTCCAGCTCCTCCGAGCCAGCAGAccagagagctgggggtgggcgGCAGGCCATCAAGAGAGGATACCCAGAGCAGTGGGCTCCGGAGGCTGGGCGGGATCCCAAGCGAGCCcactgggggggcacaggggctgaGGCCAGGCAGGACGGGGTCCCTGGGGAGCTGCACCCTGGCCAGGACGCCCCAGACGACGACGCCTTGGAGGACGGGCTGCTGGTGGAGGAGCTGTCCCTTTGTGGCTCTGCCCAGCACTTCTCCCACAGCGGCCTGCGGGTGGTGGAGCACCGATGTGGGGCCCGGGagagcagccccagggcctgCAGAGAGGACAGATTGCAGGAGgctgcctcctcctggccacagCACACAGCTTGCAGCACTTTGCACATGAGAGACAGTTGCCCTGCCCAGCTGGGGGCTGGCCCCTTGGGGAGTCCCAGAGCCTGTGGCTccgtggagggcagggagtgccCCGGGTTGGCTGAAACCAGGGAACAGCCTGCAGAGGGGAGCGGGGCCCGGAGGGAGGAAAGGGCTAGCAGCCAAAATCGACTTGACATTGATTTGCACAATATTGCACAAAAATCCTGGGCAGCCtcgggtggggcgggggaggagcagccagggggcagcCCCGCCCGCAGCCATGGGGCTGGCAGAGAAGGGGAGCCGCTGACTGGGGCTGATGGGCACAAGGAGCCCCACACCCCACGGGTGGCCCTGGGCCCCGAAAGCAACGGCCTGGGCTCCTCGGAGAAAACGCCCTGCATGAGCAGCAGGCTCCCCGGGGCCGGCGGGGGCAGCTGCGCGGCGAAGAGGAAGCTGCTGCCCTCGGGCGAGGGGGACTCGTGTTCGGAAGACGAGAGCGTGGCGCTGGTGAGGAAGAAGAGGGCCCCGCTGTGCCACCCCATCCTGACCGCCTGCCGCAGCACCGACGCCAAGGGCGCCCCCTTCTGGAACcacctgcttccaggagccaag CGCTCCGCAGACGGCACTGCGGTGGGGCGAAGGCTAAAGAGTGGGCTGCGCCTGAAATC GAGACATCTCCGCAGCAGCCTCCGGAAGGGGCCTGTGGGCACCCGGCcctccacagctgcctgggcCACCACCTCCATCAGCCATGCTCTGCTGGGGAACTTTGAG GAGTCCATCCTGAAGGGGCGCTTCGCCCCATCAGGCAGGATTGAAGGGTTCACCGCGGAGATCGGGGCCAGCGGCTCCTACTGCCCCCAACACGCCACCTTACCTGTCGACGTGACCTATTTCGACATCTCGGAACACAGCGCACCCTCACCTTTCCTG GGAGTGATAGACTTGGAAGCCTTGGGAAAGAAGGGTTACAGCGTCCCCAAAGCTGGAACCATCCAAGTG ACCTTATTTAACCCTAACAAAACTGTGGTGAAGATGTTCCTGGTGACGTACGACTTCCAGGACATGCCGGCCAGCCACATGACCTTTCTGCGCCACCGCATCTTCCTGGTGCccgtgggggaggaggggcccgGCGAGGCACCCAGCGACCCAGCCTGCGCCAGCCCACCCAGAAGGGTCCTTTGCTACCTGATGCATCTGAG GTTTCACAGCTCCAAGTCGGGGAAGATCTACCTTCACAACGACATCCGGCTGCTCTTCTCCCGCAAGTCGATCGAGGTCGACTCGGGGATCCCCTACGAACTGAAATCCTTTACGGAGATGCCAAGGAACCCCTGCTACTCACCCCGGGCCTGA
- the STOML2 gene encoding stomatin-like protein 2, mitochondrial isoform X1, translated as MLGRAARVAGRLLLESSRRPGPRAWLAPAPQRCSSSLPMNTMVLFVPQQEAWVVERMGRFHRILEPGLNFLIPLLDRIRYVQSLKEIVINVPEQSAVTLDNVTLQIDGVLYLRIMDPYKASYGVEDPEYAVTQLAQTTMRSELGKISLDKVFRERESLNACIVDAINQASDYWGIRCLRYEIKDIHVPPRVKESMQMQVEAERRKRATVLESEGTRESDINVAEGRKQAQILASEAERAEQINKAAGEANAMLAKAKAKAEAIRLLADALTQQNGNAAASLAVAEQYVSAFSKLAKDSNTILLPSNTGDVTSMVAQALGIYGALTKPQAVKSPEATPPALEVPKHPPTELPEADQVNSS; from the exons ATGCTGGGGCGGGCGGCGCGCGTGGCCGGGCGGCTCCTCTTGGAG agCTCTCGGCGGCCGGGGCCCAGGGCAtggctggccccagccccacagcgaTGCTCCTCCAGTCTGCCCATGAACACCATGGTGCTCTTTGTGCCCCAGCAGGAGGCCTGGGTGGTGGAGCGGATGGGCAGATTTCACCGCATCCTGGAGCCC ggTTTGAATTTCCTCATCCCACTGCTGGATCGGATCCGCTACGTACAGAGCCTCAAGGAAATCGTCATCAATGTCCCGGAGCAGTCGGCCGTCACGCTGG ATAATGTCACCCTGCAGATAGATGGTGTCCTGTACCTGCGGATCATGGACCCCTATAAG GCCAGTTATGGGGTGGAGGACCCAGAGTATGCGGTGACCCAGCTGGCCCAGACCACCATGAGGTCCGAGCTGGGCAAAATCTCCCTGGACAAAGTCTTCCGG GAGCGGGAATCCCTCAATGCCTGCATCGTGGATGCCATCAACCAGGCCTCGGACTACTGGGGCATCCGGTGCCTGCGCTACGAGATCAAGGACATCCACGTGCCTCCCCGGGTGAAGGAATCCATGCAGATGCAG GTGGAGGCCGAGAGACGGAAACGCGCCACAGTGCTGGAGTCAGAGGGGACCAGGGAATCTGACATCAACGTGGCAGAGGGGCGGAAGCAGGCCCAGATCCTGGCATCCGAGGCTGAGAGGGCCGAACAGATCAACAAAGCTGCTG GGGAAGCCAATGCCATGCTGGCCAAGGCCAAGGCCAAAGCAGAAGCTATTCGGCTCCTGGCTGATGCTTTGACGCAGCAG aACGGCAACGCAGCTGCCTCCCTGGCTGTGGCGGAGCAGTACGTGAGCGCCTTCTCCAAGCTGGCCAAGGACTCCAACACCATCCTGCTGCCCTCCAACACCGGGGACGTCACCAGCATGGTTGCGCAG gcCCTGGGCATCTACGGCGCCCTGACCAAACCACAAGCTGTGAAGAGCCCGGAAGCAACCCCACCAGCCCTCGAGGTCCCCAAGCACCCCCCCACAGAGCTGCCTGAGGCGGATCAGGTGAATTCCAGCTAG
- the STOML2 gene encoding stomatin-like protein 2, mitochondrial isoform X2 codes for MAGPSPTAMLLQSAHEHHGALCAPAGGLGGGADGQISPHPGAHNVTLQIDGVLYLRIMDPYKASYGVEDPEYAVTQLAQTTMRSELGKISLDKVFRERESLNACIVDAINQASDYWGIRCLRYEIKDIHVPPRVKESMQMQVEAERRKRATVLESEGTRESDINVAEGRKQAQILASEAERAEQINKAAGEANAMLAKAKAKAEAIRLLADALTQQNGNAAASLAVAEQYVSAFSKLAKDSNTILLPSNTGDVTSMVAQALGIYGALTKPQAVKSPEATPPALEVPKHPPTELPEADQVNSS; via the exons AtggctggccccagccccacagcgaTGCTCCTCCAGTCTGCCCATGAACACCATGGTGCTCTTTGTGCCCCAGCAGGAGGCCTGGGTGGTGGAGCGGATGGGCAGATTTCACCGCATCCTGGAGCCC ATAATGTCACCCTGCAGATAGATGGTGTCCTGTACCTGCGGATCATGGACCCCTATAAG GCCAGTTATGGGGTGGAGGACCCAGAGTATGCGGTGACCCAGCTGGCCCAGACCACCATGAGGTCCGAGCTGGGCAAAATCTCCCTGGACAAAGTCTTCCGG GAGCGGGAATCCCTCAATGCCTGCATCGTGGATGCCATCAACCAGGCCTCGGACTACTGGGGCATCCGGTGCCTGCGCTACGAGATCAAGGACATCCACGTGCCTCCCCGGGTGAAGGAATCCATGCAGATGCAG GTGGAGGCCGAGAGACGGAAACGCGCCACAGTGCTGGAGTCAGAGGGGACCAGGGAATCTGACATCAACGTGGCAGAGGGGCGGAAGCAGGCCCAGATCCTGGCATCCGAGGCTGAGAGGGCCGAACAGATCAACAAAGCTGCTG GGGAAGCCAATGCCATGCTGGCCAAGGCCAAGGCCAAAGCAGAAGCTATTCGGCTCCTGGCTGATGCTTTGACGCAGCAG aACGGCAACGCAGCTGCCTCCCTGGCTGTGGCGGAGCAGTACGTGAGCGCCTTCTCCAAGCTGGCCAAGGACTCCAACACCATCCTGCTGCCCTCCAACACCGGGGACGTCACCAGCATGGTTGCGCAG gcCCTGGGCATCTACGGCGCCCTGACCAAACCACAAGCTGTGAAGAGCCCGGAAGCAACCCCACCAGCCCTCGAGGTCCCCAAGCACCCCCCCACAGAGCTGCCTGAGGCGGATCAGGTGAATTCCAGCTAG